A window of the Miscanthus floridulus cultivar M001 chromosome 14, ASM1932011v1, whole genome shotgun sequence genome harbors these coding sequences:
- the LOC136503668 gene encoding uncharacterized protein: protein MTFLTHPKVRAAVGKFYVVDSEYANRPGYLAPYKGTMYHIQDFQNIAEPRGKKEIFNYAHSSLRNVIERAFGVLKMKWRILLQIPCYPARTQTKIIVACMALHNLIRLSGLNDVDFGLVDENVSYVPPEASFDQPETVDAPDTEDRAQMNAFRDYIAEHLYNRL from the exons ATGACTTTCCTCACCCACCCGAAG GTACGTGCTGCTGTAGGAAAGTTCTATGTCGTGGACTCCGAGTACGCAAACCGTCCAGGATACCTGGCTCCGTACAAGGGAACCATGTACCATATTCAAGACTTCCAAAACATCGCAGAACCACGAGGTAAAAAAGAGATATTCAATTATGCCCATTCATCTCTTAGAAATGTCATTGAAAGGGCATTTGGAGTTTTGAAAATGAAATGGCGCATATTGTTGCAAATCCCTTGCTATCCTGCTAGAACGCAAACAAAGATTATAGTTGCTTGTATGGCTTTGCATAACTTAATTAGATTGAGTGGCCTCAACGATGTTGACTTTGGGCTGGTAGATGAAAATGTTTCCTATGTGCCGCCAGAGGCCTCGTTTGATCAGCCTGAAACTGTTGATGCCCCTGACACCGAAGATCGTGCACAGATGAATGCGTTTCGTGATTATATTGCGGAGCACCTGTACAATAGGTTGTGA